attccactgaaattttttcctgcaaaataatgaatgaattaatattattttgggaatttcaaaagtgtttacttttctgtttacaatttgtatgcatttttatGCTTGTTCGTCTCAACGCATAAGTgtgacgtcacgaaattgttgcacaatgtatttgtttttgtaagaattgtcaagagctaaaccgaaaaaaactaactgtaaactagtgtcgtaatcttgtattctatcattctttctctttgacaccatgtctgaaatcccacgtgatctgtcaaatactaatgcatgaaaatcctaacctcaaaaaaatcacccgatacatacatatattgggtagtcgaaaaagtcttttcacgTTGCattcgtatatctccagtgttgGTAAAGgtaagattttaagcttcatttgaccaaaaataattaattagttaCAGCTGataaaaaatgagtgaaaataatgaagaaattcgctatattttgaaatttttgtgtaaaatgccatgcaagccaccaatgaaatttgtgaagtttacgaagacgatcCTGTATCAGTTCGAGTGGCCCAACAATGGTTCTCTTGATTCCGTTcacgaaatttcgatttatattaattggcaaaaaatggtcgaccaaaatggcatttgtttaattatttattagtataaatatgaaaaagtaagttgaagtttgattagaaatacggaAAGACTTCTTCGACTAcccaatgtatgtatatgatatattaGGATTGGATGAATGAAATGtgaccaaaattaaaataacaactgTCACATATAAAagatacaaaaatgttattaatttttactaaaatagaGAAACAATCtaaaactgaaatatttatcatatacatacacaaatattctTCTTCTGTTATTTATAGAACAGATAAATTAAGTATGTTGGTGAGTTTTATGAAGACATAGTAAAGctttaagttttaattaattttctctttggcaatatcaaaaaataacgccaaaattctaataaatgtcaattataagaaattaaaaaaaaaatttaaaattttggtacaATAGAGATGCCATGGTAAATTTCGAAAGAACacagtaaatttttaaattacaaattttaacatCTGGCAACCCTACAAAAATCATCCCTGGGGTAATTTTAGCAACTATTTATCGGATTTCAATATATATCTGTCAGCAAGGGTAATTTTCTATCAGTcttcataaaaaattagttcAGATTTCATGTtctcaaattttgcaaaatcgtAAAAGTAACGcgacatttttaatatacatgtAACTGCTTAGTATTAAGCccatttaaaaagaaaagataATCTAAATCTCTATAGGAAGTTATTTAAAATGGATTTCGGAACTTTGCTGCATGTGGCAAAGAAAAATAGTGAAAACAGTAAAAATGAGGTAAGAATACGGCCAACAGCTGTTCAGTGGGTTCAATACCACCCAAATTTAAGCaattaaataatgaataatatgTGGCAGGATCATGTATTATTCTTTAGGAACAGTTACTACAAATTATACTTTCATGAAaatgaatttcataaaaaagaaaagtttgTCGAACGTTTTCACTGGTTAACCCTGGTGCATACATGATAAGACACATGGTGATTGGTAGATTGTTTAACTTCTAAGTCAGTGTATTTCTCATTAAACTGTCTTCTGCTTAACTCCATTGTCTATTTTATCACTATTATGCTTATCAATCGTATACTATGTggaactaaataaatatatttgtattatttaggGCAAATATTATAGCACTAAATTCGCTCCTCCGAAAAAAGAATCAAAGGAGAAGAAATTGTCAGCgaatatacaaaagtttttacaaaaacGTGAGCAGGAGGAGCGTGAAcgagaaaaagaaaaacaacaaaagctagCTAACTTATTGGCAATGCGAGAcgagaaatcaaaaaataagaTAAGAAAAATGCTAAAAGTCACAAAATCTGCCAATAAATCGGTTTTGGACGATGCAATAAATACAGATCATACAGCTGTTACGATGTCCGGACCTGACCAACCCGATCAGGATGATTATGGATATGTTTCAACCGAGGCAAACgctttttatgcaaaatatatagaaaaggtATGTactgtatatttattaataataagagtttttttgtactaaaatcgTCTTACATTTATATAGGTGAAAGACGTAAAAGAGGACAAAGGCTTTGCACCAAGTAGACCTCAGTCGCTAAGAGACCTGTCAGGAACAAAGGAACGGGTAAAAGCTGCCATTACACgtgaaattgaagaaaaaagagGTCTTAAAGGACAAAGAATAGCGCATGGTAGCACTAGTTTAAGTAGCAGTATTAAGGAACCCAGTATAAGTCGACCAAGTTCTTCCAAACCTCTTTATGATCCTGAGGCGGAACGGCGTGAAGAGGAACGAAAGAAACGAGAAGAGGAACAAAATCGTAAAAAGAATCGTAAACCACCACCACCTCCAATGGACTttaaagctttactaaaattaGCTGAGCAAAAACAGCATGAACCGGTTGAAATAGTGCCAGTTGTTAAGAAAAAAGAGCCAGAACGTTTGTTAACAATGAAGGAGAAGAAGGAAATGGAGGAGCGACAACGGGCTAAGGAAGCACGTGAACGTAGAGATCGAGAACGAGAAAAGGAACGTACACTGGGAGCCAGTTCGGGAAAGGAACGCCGAGAAAACGGTACGGCGACGTCGAGTGCACCCAACCGCATGGAACCAAATGGACGTATCCCAAAATTAAACCAAACCAAGTCTACGCCTACAACGACAACACAATCCTCATATAATAAAAGTTCTGCTGTTAAGTCTTCGACTATTGTTAGCGGGACTAATGGTATTAAAAAGCAACATCCTTCCTCCTCATCGACTTTAGTATCATCACAAAAGGACACATTGAGTTCTCATGCGAAGAGTACATCCGCCTCAGCTATTTCTTCATCAAGTGCCAAACAATCTCATTCCGCTGCATATAAACCTTCGTCAGTTAGTACAAAATCGGGGTCATCTATCAGTGCCTCAGCTAGCAGCAGCAGTAAGAATCCTTATGGCAGTTCGACGAGTAAGAATCCATATAATGGTGCAACTCGCGAGTTTCCACCCCGTGATATGAAATCTGTGAAACCGCGTCAGTTTCCTCCTCCAGATGTACAAAAGACGCGGCAGTTTCCACCGTCCGATGTGCAGCGCAATCGCGGCAAGGAAACAAAGAAGCCACAACCAAATAAAAGTGAGTTTCaaaacatataatataacacaatgcagactaaaaataaattttattctctTTTAATAGGACTGCGTATTGAAGATGATGATTCGGAATACGATTCAGAGATGGACGACTTTATTGACGATGGcgatgaagaagaagatgttTCGTCACATATACGCGCTATATTTGGCTATGATAAACAAAAGTACGTATGTAGAACATTGCTACAAGAAATTCAATTATTATTCGTCCTTGTTGTAAAAGAATGTAGCTAATTTGTGagaattttctttgtttgtgtGTAGGTATCGTGATTTAGATGACGATGATGATGCTGCTATGGAATCCAACTTTGCGCAAGTGCAGCGTGAGGaatatattagtaaaaaaataggAATACAAGAAGACTTGGAGGACATGAAATTGGAGGCGATCGAAAAACGTCGCAAGATGTTGGCGAAAAAGCGAAAACTATAAGTTAACGCATAAAAAGTACTTGAGTACTCGATATAATAGTTCGCAATATCATTAATTATTATGTAACTACAATTTAAATTACATTCGGTTAATTGGTTGTTTTTACTGCTTTCCCAATTTATACAaactttgttaaaatttttatttgtttttattgtgagAAATGCTTTGCTTTCAATTAGTCTAATCTAgccacaatatttttatatattactgtacataaacatttacatatgtacgtttattTAAGATTTTCGCTAAAAGTTTTGAATTGTATACGTAAATACAActattaaaagtgaaaaataaaattttgcaattattaaACAAGAAACGTTATTTCTTCATCATTAGTGTGATTTAGCCCATAGGGAAaatatacgcacacacataagaaggggaaatacaaatacatacatatattaatcaacAAAGTGACAGCATCAATTGCTACTAACATTGTAAAGCACATAATTATGCTTCAATTTTCAAGGGGtgcgttgtttttgtaaacCACTAGTTTGTTTTGTTCTTGTTGGGACTTGTTACATACCCAATTGCCGGATACCGCCAGTTTACTTAAAATCAGTTAATTGTCAAAATTTCTTTACCATCAAACCAAATCTGTTGGAAGTTCGACCTAGTTTTTGAACTTTTGTGTATTTATTGCTAAGTGCATACAATTGGGCAACTCTCAGTTTATTTGCGAGGACAGTTGAcaaaagaaatgtcaaaacgAACTGTCAAATATTTTACCTTTTCCGCAATAGCAACGTATTCGTTCAACTTGCATTTTCCACCGCGTGTGCGTTTTGTGCTTGGTAATACATTTTCttgcattattttatataaataaaataagtgaatattgaatgaaatattacaaattgCGTTAGACTATTTCTATAAGTAGAGTAGTGTGCAAAGTTAGTGTAAGTTTGAAGTGAGAAATAATTTGCATCAAACGAACTAAAAAACGGGACTGCATCTgtgaaaaaaaacatacattAAAATTGTGAATTAGAAAAAACTAACACCTGTGTAGAATAGAATGAGTGAGACGCGTGAACAGATACtcgaagaaattaaaattcaaggCGATTTAGTTAGAAAACTTAAAGCAGCCAAGGAAACCAAAGAAAAGGTAAGCTCATCACTGCAGCTGTTTTCCCGAGACTCAAATCATATTGGTGTTCTATTTGTTATCATTTTCTTATTCTTGAACCCATATTAAAGTCAAGTTACTAAAACAAAATACTTCATCACTcattatatgtttatatatatatatttaaaagtaagTGTATATAATAATAGTTGGTACacatttctaaattaaaaaatattcgttaatttttttagagatTTCATCAGATAATTAGAATGTCTTGCAAAAACcttcaaaccaaaaaaaactctttgctttactgttgttggtgttgttagcttttgacagggTATCTACTGTCTTCGGGTGATTCATTGCTGCAGCAGCATTGACTCGCGTCTACCATAATTAATAATGAATGTAATAGAGCGTTTCGTGCGGGGGGAGGGAAGCTTTGACTGCTGCGCTTTGGCTATGCAGACTGCTTGCCTGGTTACCTAAAATTACCACAAAATACACAATGTAAGTCTATATTGCTGGCAGATTTTCGTCAAACATTCACTTTCGAATCGAAATGGCCAGCAACTAAAATAAGTAATGACTATTGTTATTGCTGaggcaccttgtatatatatttgaatgcaGTGCCATGGACCGGTTTTCAGTGTTCAAAAGCACTAATagcatttttatgttttgttatagaaaaaattacacacacattcatattaTGCTCTGCAAGCAAAAGTAATGTCGTTTATATGAGAACGGCAGTTACGTGTAACGGTATCGTGGGTATTCATTTTTAGGGGCTTGCCGCGTGCAGCCATAGTCTACAGATCAACTTGCTTCATGCCTCCTAAACTGGCTTTTGATTTTTGcgtcaattaattttatatatttttttgaacttgAATGCGAGAATGCACTGTAATTCTGGATTGGTTATGATGCTTAAGCTGGCGCTCCAATTACCTTGAAATTTCGTAACACATTACAATATGGACATGGGTAAGCACTTTGACGAGTGGCATCTATTCTACTAAACTTGATTTTAGTCTTATTGGGTTgcatatgaaattttacatatatacatacatacatatgtatgtacatatgtacatacatacatatgtatgtatgcatccaGTACCTAGATTCTAATgtaatgtatgaatgtatggcAGAAGATCACTATGCACTAAGTGCAGTTAATTAGAAGCCAAAATGTCTAAGCAttataaatacatgcatacaagtacatacatatgtatgtaggtatgcatgtatatctatgtacatatacatatatatttccttCTTGATTATAACattcattatttctttaaattatacTCTTGtggaataatttttccaaaatgttgTTTTGCCAATATTTAgcttactttttaaaattagtatatTATGAGTATTCATAAACAACGCTTAATTTTCTATGAAAACtcggtttattattttttgtttgttatttaaaacatatttcaggtaggtatgtttatatacattcatttataaACTATTCCTTATATTTTTATCTTATAAAAAGAATATGTTTAAACAACGTATGACTTTAAATATTCAATCATAATGAAGTGTTCCAACGCAGCAATTTGTGGCCGATGGAATGCAATATTTTAGaagacaaaaatatgtaaaatagtcTCCCTTCGTAGAATTTAGTCTCGTAAGttaaaattataacattttcatttcattattatGTGGTAATGTAACTAATTTTCACACGGTCGTTGACACATGCTCATATAACGGAATGTTGCAAtcacataaaacaaaatttcaatcccaattgaattttaacagaaattaaacgcaattagtttttttttttatattttggtttcAGACGCACCATAATTTGTGTAAATTAATTccttatacatatatcctttttcaattatacatatcTGTTCACATAACACATCATCTTCATTCACACTTTTCCATCTAATTAACCTCACGCTTAGTAATGCTTCATTTtcatcaataaataattttgcttaatatgtttgtaaataatcTCTGTTGTTGTTTATGCGCGTCAACTATTAACAGTAAAAAATAGCATCGTAAGTTACGAATTTCTCTAAgaatatgtttgtttttttccaCTCGGAGACAATTTCTAATCAgtttcattattgttgttgtttaggtTTAAACAATCGGCGCGTTTTATTAAATCTTTACCAAAAACTTCTCCACACAAGATTATTCGAACTCAAattgagtaaaattttgtaaacgagATAATCTGTAAAACTATAGAAtcctattaaatattaaataaaacataaaaaatgttgcgtTCGATTGGCCGTCAAACTGCTTACTTAATTGGTCATACAAAAAGTCGGCCAATAACAAATTGGTCCACATTTGTGTGTACAACGTTCAGCGGCGGACGAAAATTCGGGCCCGCAGATCAGCAAACGTGTCGTCACTGCGCCACCAACCATAAGGTGGGGCAATTCAAAAGTGCTTCAACAAATGAAATTTCacatagaaaaaagaaaaaccacGCAATCAACAGCAATAATGAGACTGATGAAGAGGCAACCCTGCTAGAACAACAACTGGCGCAGGTTAGCTTTAGTACATGCATTAAATAATGTATACCATTTGTGCAACcgaaactgttttttttattggattttcaGATAGATGAAGAGGTAGCGCGTTTGTTAGCGCTGAAAGCGAAGCTCGGCGATGGCCCCGCAACGCCGCAGAAGTTTACGCTCAAGACGCCAAAAGGTACGCGCGACTATTCGCCACAGCAGATGATGTTGCGGCAGGGTGTGCTGGATAAGATTGTGGCGGTCTTCAAGAAACATGGTGGCGAAGCCATCGATACGCCTGTATTTGAGTTAAAGGTTAGTGTACGCTGAAAGCACTAACGAttccttaatatatatatttattttgcatttgcttACAGGAGGTGCTCACTGGCAAGTATGGTGAGGATTCCAAACTCATTTACGATCTCAAAGATCAAGGTGGCGAAATTTTGTCGCTACGCTATGACTTGACTGTGCCCCTAGCACGTTACCTGGCTATGAGTAAAATATCTACCTTAAAGCGCTACCATATCGCCAAAGTATACCGGCGTGATAATCCCGCTATGACACGCGGTCGTTATCGTGAATTCTATCAATGCGATTTCGATATTGCCGGCACTTTTGATCCCATGCTGCCAGATGCAGAGTGCGTGAAAATTGTTTCTGAAGTGCTGGATACATTGGACATTGGCGAATATGTGATTAAAATTAATCATCGGCAATTATTGGATGGCATGTTCGAGGCGTGTGGTGTACCTGCGGATAAGTTCCGCACTATTTGCTCTGCCGTAGATAAGTTGGATAAGGTGAGTTACACAAAACtaacaaatctttatttataatgtatttcatgtatatatttctttgttattcGCTGATAGTCTCCTTGGGCTGAAGTGCGTAAGGAAATGATTGAGGAAAAGGGGCTGGATGCTGTCGCTGCTGATAAAATTGGTGAATATGTGCGTCTGAGTGGCGGTATTGAGCTTGTGGCACAGCTGCAAGCTGATGAAAAATTGAAATCTGTGTCTAGTGCCGTTAAAGGCTTGGAAAGCATGCAGCTGCTGCTGAAGTACTGCGATGCTATGGGTTTGTCGCCAAAGATTAGCTTCGACTTGAGTCTGGCACGCGGCCTGGACTACTATACCGGTGTAATTTATGAGTGTGTGCTGAAGGCCGAGCCGAAGATTGCGCAGAATGGTGCTGATGCTGCGGAGGAACAAGGTGCTGTCGGTTCAGTGGCTGGCGGTGGGCGTTATGACAACCTGGTCGGCATGTTCGATCCCAAGGGCAAGCAAGTGCCATGCGTTGGCGTCTCCATTGGTGTGGAACGTATCTTCTCCGTATTGGAAGCCAAAAATGCGGCAGCCGGCGTAAAGACACGCACCAATGAGGTGGAGGTGTATGTAGCATCGGCACATAAAGGCTTGCACGAAAAGCGTTTGAGCATTTTGAATAGCCTCTGGGACCAAGGCATTAAGGTAAGAGCTCTACATTTCACTAACTACGTTGgcatttgatatacatatgtgttatttCTCTAAAGGCTGAACACTCTTATAAGCTTAATCCTAAGTTGTTAGTGCAGTTGCAATACTGTGAGGAAAATCAAATACCTTTCGCAGTGGTGTTTGGTGACTCGGAATTGTCCAAAGGCGTTGTGAAGTTACGTGAAGTGAGTACACGCAAGGAGGAGGAGATATCACTGACCGAATTGGGGAATGAGATAAAGAAGCGTTTGAACAATTAAATTGCTTGAGCTACTTGCGTGATAACTATAAGCAGGCTACAATagattgaattatttatttatcacaaaatataattacaagtaaattaaaaatatgcgaTGCAGatggataaaataaaaattaaatgaattcacaaataaaaaggcaTTTACTgggcttaaataaaaaaaaaaaattgttgtttcttttacacaggtaaaaagaaaaaaaaagtaatataaaaaattaaaaaagaaataattaataccaaaattttaaataaaaagaaatcaaataatttaaaaaaaaattttagtaaacaaaaattattagtaTTTACTTTAGCAGTATTCGTTACAATGTTTATATCTTAAACTAAACAtctgaataaattttataacaaaaattgtaaattttattgcagCTAAACagcaaaattccaaaatatcccaaaacacaaaactttttacctaaaacccAAACTACagtgtaaacaaaataataaaaaagacataaacaattaagtgaaaaaatgcCGGAATATCTAAATGCAATGACCGGCCGCTTTAAGAATGCTAACGCCAGTGGTGGTGTCACAACGGTGACACCGCCGGCACCCTTCGATGCGAGCACAATGATTTACGAGACCatgcaacaaacacaacaatacCAGCCACAATATCCGCAGCTAGAATTACAACCACAAAATCTTGGCAATGTCATGCCGAATGTAAATACTTTCGATTATATGGGTTATGCGCCGGTATCGGCACCGGTTCCCCCACCGCCAGCGGTGAACGAGCATGAAATTGAGTTTCTTAACTGTCGGCCAAGACGTTACAAGCGCACCAAACGCACTTatacgaaaagaaaaaataaaaccacaacTAAACAACAGAACAACGAGAAAACTACAGCAACAACTggtgcagcagcaacaacaaataccaaAGCAATGCAAATGCCGTCGATGGCGAATTCGCCGAATGTACAAATGAGCTTTAAGGTAAGTGATAATTGAATTTCGATTAATCTAAGTAATTAAATAACCGTTTGTTGTGTAATTGGAAAAGTAATCCGGTGCAAAGAAAATAAGTTGGTTATCCTTAATACCACGAATAGTTAACTTTGTTTGTCACCAACGTTTTGAACAtactttttcattgtttttataaGAGGTTAAAGATTTTGAAGCCCTTATTTAccgtctgatcaaatttgacccggactggcaAAGCTTAATCAAAATTTCTATACACTTTTAATAAGTTTTGGCTCTGATGGCCTTCAGTGAGTTcgagtttgttgttgttgtagcgacagaattATGCCGAGTTGACAAATCttggtccgttccggttacgtagacccgattgTCGTGGGAACGGGGTTCGAGTTTGGGGTTTTACGGTTTCGGCTAATGTTTCGAGCATATTTCGCTCATCGCTTGGCGATCCTTTAGAGATATTGAGAATCAATTCCCACGATAGGCGGTTATACGTTACCGGAATTGGCTCGGATTTTATCCGTGTTTGAATCGATAAATAGTAGGCTTAGGTATATAGATCTTTTACCTGCTTTCGCTCAAATGTCAACACCGTTTTTTTGCGTCGTAAACAAATACCTCTcaaacacacactaattgaACTATGGAGACCGAACTTCACACGAACATAAAATAGGTTAACcaatttaggaaaaaaattcTCACTTATTCATCCATGTGTCATATAGTTGCATAGACAGATAACGATCATAAACTGCAACTTTTCGCTTACAAAATCTTTAAATCCACGGACCACCTCTTTGAATATGTTACCTTTATCGTTGAACTCCTGTAACATCCCATTTTTATAATGCAATTTCGTCGAGATTGCTACCGCTAGATGATGACCACTGATTTAGCCTTCCCGTTAAACAAAACTAACAACCGTTACTCAGACAATGGAGGTTACGTAATCGCCAGCTCCCCTAAGCCGAAAGCATTTTAAAGGGCATATTTAAGCCCGAAACCCGTAATTAAAAGGTCATAGTAAAAGCAGTTATGCTTCGCTGTCAATAGTTCTCGAATAATTGATTTTCGATTGACTGGCTTTTCGCTTCCAGCGCAACTTTCTTTTCAAACCCTTGCTCATTGTATTGTAGTAACGGTTTACTCTGTCCATGTGGTTCTAATTTTGAAAAGCTATCTGCCATTTTAAGATGCTAACAGTTTGACAGTTTTGAAATGCAGGTCATCAGCTCTAACTGGTTTCAGTCCGTTGAAGAATGAAAGTCATCTTTTCTTTTCAAGCTTTCTCTCGTTTTCTCCCACAGACCGTCTAATTACTATAACAAATGAACAAAACTTTGACCGATGCGCCACCTTCAACTAGAAAGTCAGAGAACCccctttttttttagaatttttcggAGTggcatattatttaataaataaataaaaaaaatttcattaaca
The DNA window shown above is from Bactrocera tryoni isolate S06 chromosome 4, CSIRO_BtryS06_freeze2, whole genome shotgun sequence and carries:
- the LOC120775484 gene encoding protein SPT2 homolog, producing MDFGTLLHVAKKNSENSKNEGKYYSTKFAPPKKESKEKKLSANIQKFLQKREQEEREREKEKQQKLANLLAMRDEKSKNKIRKMLKVTKSANKSVLDDAINTDHTAVTMSGPDQPDQDDYGYVSTEANAFYAKYIEKVKDVKEDKGFAPSRPQSLRDLSGTKERVKAAITREIEEKRGLKGQRIAHGSTSLSSSIKEPSISRPSSSKPLYDPEAERREEERKKREEEQNRKKNRKPPPPPMDFKALLKLAEQKQHEPVEIVPVVKKKEPERLLTMKEKKEMEERQRAKEARERRDREREKERTLGASSGKERRENGTATSSAPNRMEPNGRIPKLNQTKSTPTTTTQSSYNKSSAVKSSTIVSGTNGIKKQHPSSSSTLVSSQKDTLSSHAKSTSASAISSSSAKQSHSAAYKPSSVSTKSGSSISASASSSSKNPYGSSTSKNPYNGATREFPPRDMKSVKPRQFPPPDVQKTRQFPPSDVQRNRGKETKKPQPNKRLRIEDDDSEYDSEMDDFIDDGDEEEDVSSHIRAIFGYDKQKYRDLDDDDDAAMESNFAQVQREEYISKKIGIQEDLEDMKLEAIEKRRKMLAKKRKL
- the LOC120773874 gene encoding histidine--tRNA ligase, cytoplasmic isoform X2 encodes the protein MSETREQILEEIKIQGDLVRKLKAAKETKEKIDEEVARLLALKAKLGDGPATPQKFTLKTPKGTRDYSPQQMMLRQGVLDKIVAVFKKHGGEAIDTPVFELKEVLTGKYGEDSKLIYDLKDQGGEILSLRYDLTVPLARYLAMSKISTLKRYHIAKVYRRDNPAMTRGRYREFYQCDFDIAGTFDPMLPDAECVKIVSEVLDTLDIGEYVIKINHRQLLDGMFEACGVPADKFRTICSAVDKLDKSPWAEVRKEMIEEKGLDAVAADKIGEYVRLSGGIELVAQLQADEKLKSVSSAVKGLESMQLLLKYCDAMGLSPKISFDLSLARGLDYYTGVIYECVLKAEPKIAQNGADAAEEQGAVGSVAGGGRYDNLVGMFDPKGKQVPCVGVSIGVERIFSVLEAKNAAAGVKTRTNEVEVYVASAHKGLHEKRLSILNSLWDQGIKAEHSYKLNPKLLVQLQYCEENQIPFAVVFGDSELSKGVVKLREVSTRKEEEISLTELGNEIKKRLNN
- the LOC120773874 gene encoding histidine--tRNA ligase, cytoplasmic isoform X1, whose product is MLRSIGRQTAYLIGHTKSRPITNWSTFVCTTFSGGRKFGPADQQTCRHCATNHKVGQFKSASTNEISHRKKKNHAINSNNETDEEATLLEQQLAQIDEEVARLLALKAKLGDGPATPQKFTLKTPKGTRDYSPQQMMLRQGVLDKIVAVFKKHGGEAIDTPVFELKEVLTGKYGEDSKLIYDLKDQGGEILSLRYDLTVPLARYLAMSKISTLKRYHIAKVYRRDNPAMTRGRYREFYQCDFDIAGTFDPMLPDAECVKIVSEVLDTLDIGEYVIKINHRQLLDGMFEACGVPADKFRTICSAVDKLDKSPWAEVRKEMIEEKGLDAVAADKIGEYVRLSGGIELVAQLQADEKLKSVSSAVKGLESMQLLLKYCDAMGLSPKISFDLSLARGLDYYTGVIYECVLKAEPKIAQNGADAAEEQGAVGSVAGGGRYDNLVGMFDPKGKQVPCVGVSIGVERIFSVLEAKNAAAGVKTRTNEVEVYVASAHKGLHEKRLSILNSLWDQGIKAEHSYKLNPKLLVQLQYCEENQIPFAVVFGDSELSKGVVKLREVSTRKEEEISLTELGNEIKKRLNN